The following DNA comes from Helicobacter sp. 11S03491-1.
AATCAAAGCACAATCTGTTCGTCTCCAATATGTGTTAGACGGGATAACTTATGTGCTTAATTTGATTGATACTCCCGGTCATGTGGATTTTAGTTATGAAGTTTCTCGTTCTCTAAGTTCTTGTGAGGGAGCATTACTTGTAGTTGATGCTTCACAAGGAGTTGAGGCGCAGACAATTGCTAATGTTTATATTGCCCTTGAGAATAATCTGGAAATTATTCCGGTAATCAACAAGATTGATTTACCCGCAGCCAATCCGATTGCAGTGGCCCGGGACATTGAAGATACGATTGGGATCGATTGTACAGATGTCCTTGAAGTCAGTGCAAAAAGTGGGGTAGGGATTGGGAAATTATTACAGAGGATTATTAAGCAAATTCCTCCTCCAAGTGGCGATGAAAATGCTTCCACGAAGGCATTAATTTATGATTCATGGTTTGATAATTATTTAGGAGCATTAGCATTGGTGCGGGTAAAAGATGGAGAGATTTGTATAGGACAAGAAGTTTTGGTGATGAGCACCGGAAAAAAGCATGAAGTCTTGGCTTTATATTATCCTCATCCTGTGCGTAAAATCTCTACTCAAAAAATTTGTTGTGGTGAGATTGGGATTATTTCATTGGGTCTTAAAAGTGTTACGGACATGGCAGTAGGAGACACAATCACAGATGCGAAAAATCCTATTGCAAATGCCATAGAGGGGTTTAGACCCGCAAAACCTTTTGTATTTGCAGGGATTTATCCAATTGATACAGATAAATTTGAAGAACTAAGAGATGCTCTCAATAAGTTGAAAATGAATGATTCGGCTTTGAGTTTTGAGCCCGAAACAAGTGTTGCTTTAGGTTTTGGTTTTCGAGTAGGATTTTTGGGTTTGTTGCATATGGAAGTGGTCAAGGAAAGATTGGAGAGAGAATTTGGATTGGATTTGATAGCCACTGCCCCTACGGTAGTTTATGAGGTAACCCTTACAGATGGAGAAAAAATACTTGTCCAAAATCCCAGCCAACTCCCTCCTGAACAAAAAATTGCCTTCATTGAAGAACCTTATGTTAGGGCTTGTATTATTACACCAAGTGAATATTTAGGAAATATCATCACGCTTTTGAGTTCTCGAAGAGGTGTCCAAGAGAAAATGGAATATCTGACCCAATCAAGAGTAATGCTTGTTTATGCCTTACCTAGTAATGAGATTGTAATGGATTTTTATGATAAATTAAAATCTTGCACAAAAGGCTATGCAAGTTTTGATTATGAACCTATTGGGTATAAAGAAGGAAATCTTGTCAAATTAGATGTGCGTGTAGCCGGAGAGGTTGTAGATGCGCTGAGCGTGATTGTTGATAAAGACAAATCATACCAAAAGGGCAGGGCATTGGTAGAATCTATGAAAGAAATCATTCCCAGACAACTTTTTGAAGTAGCTATTCAAGCTAGTGTTGGGAACAAAGTAATTGCACGCGAAACTGTAAAATCAATGGGAAAAAATGTAACGGCTAAGTGTTATGGAGGGGATATTACAAGGAAAAGAAAACTTTTAGAAAAACAAAAAGAAGGCAAGAAAAGGATGAAAGCCATTGGAAAAGTAGAGCTTCCCCAAGAAGCATTTTTAGCTGTGCTTAAAATTGATTGATAACTGAAATAAAATCTAAGTTGATTTCTCCAATATTCTATGTTGTCTTGTGTTTCAAATTGCATTCCAAGCTGATGAGGGTGTTTTGATTGAATAATCTAGTTGATATTGGTATAAACTGCCTGGACATCATCGTCATCTTCAATTTTATCCAGTAGTTTTTCGATTTCATTAAGTTGTTCGTCATTGAGGATAATTGGAGTATTGGGTATGCGTTTGAGTAGGGCATTTTTGATAGGAATATGAAGAGATTCGAAACCATCATTTAACTTGCCAAAATTCACATAATCACCATAAGCAATGCCTATTTCTTTTTCTTGTGTTTGTATTATTTCAAGCTCTTCAAGACCATAATCAATCAGGGTTAATTCTAATTCTTCCGGTGTTATTTGGGCTGTATGTAAATCTTGTTTATAAAATTCAAAAACACTTTTTCTGGAAAACATAAATTCCAATGAACCATTAGGCACAATAGAAGCCCCGGATATTTTATTAAAATAACTTTTAATATTTGCAATTGTTCTTGTGGGGTTATCTGTTGTGCATTCAATCATGATCAATACTCCATAGGGAGCTTTGCCTTCATAAGTGATTTCAGTAAAAACACCATCTTTGCCGCTTGCGCGTTTAATGGCAGCTTCAATATTATCTTTTGGCATATTTTGCGCTTTGGCATTAGCAATAGCAGTTCTTAATTTGGCATTCATTTCAGGATCGCTACCACCTTCTTTGGCTGCCACAGTGATTGTTTTGGCAAGTTTGGGGAAAACTTTACTCATTTTGTCCCATCGTTTTTCTTTGGCAGCTCTACGATATTCAAATGCTCTTCCCATAAACACTCCTAAATTTTTAATTTGAATTATATCAAATGTATTTGAAAATATTTTTGGTGATAGCACTTTATGCCGATAGTGTTTTGATAAGTTTGAAAAAAATTTTGCTTAATCAAGAGGTTTTGTTATAATATTTTAATGTCGAAAGATTCAAGGATAATGATGAAAATTTTAAAGCAATTGTTAATCATAGTTGTTTTTGGTTTTGGTAATTTGCTTGGTGGGCAAAGTTTGAAATTATTTTTAGGAGTAGATACCCGAGGAACAGATAGCATTTATGATTCTAAGTATTATAAAAAAGGTGTTGGGATTGAAGATGAGAGGCGTTATGGGTATGAGGGGTTTATTGGCAGTAAATTTGGAGTTGAATATTTTTTTAATCAAAAAAATGGCTTGAGGGCATTTGTCGGGTTAGGTTATGCAAATATTAAATTATTGAATAGATCTAATAGATTTGATTCATATTCGGGCGTGGGGACACGAGTAGGGCTGCATTATTTGTTGAATTACTATAGCGATGACAGATTTGATTTTGGATTCTTTGGAGGTGTGGATTATTTTAATAATTATTATAAAAGAAAAGATGAAAATATTGTTGCCAATCAAGTATTGGGCATTTTGGGCTTAAATATGACTATTGATTCCAAGCATCGTTTAGAAATTGGCACAGGGATACCTTTTTTTTCTATAGGAAGGTATAATTCTTTAAAGTATAAAAATATCCCAATTACAAGACAATTTAATAATCTTTATTATGGGATTTCTTATATATTTTTATTTAATTTATGATTTGGAATTTTTGGATAAATATTTTGCAATTTCTTTAGCATGATAAGAGATAATAATATCTGCTCCGGCACGTTTAAACCCAATCATTGTTTCTAGCATTACTTTTTCATAATCAATTACATGAGCATTTTGTGCAGCTTTTAATAAAGCATATTCTCCACTAACATTATAGATTGCTAAAGGCAAAAGTGTTCTTTCTCTAATGTCTCTAACAATATCTAAATAAGCCAAAGCGGGTTTTACCATCAAAATATCAGCCCCTTCAATCTCATCATTAAGACTCTCTAAAATTGCCTCTCTGCGATTGCAAGGATCTTCTTGATAGCTTTTTCTATCGCCAAAACTTGGGGTTGATTGGGCGACATCACGAAAGGGACCATAATAAGCGCTGGCAAATTTTGTAGAATAACTCATAATAGGAATATGGCTAAACCCTGCTTTATCAAGATAAGTTCTAATAGTAAGCACCATGCCATCCATCATCGTGCTTGGAGCAATAATATCTGCTCCGCTATTGCAAAGAACTACGGCTTGTTGCCCCAGAATTTCAAGTGTAGCATCATTATCAACTGTTTGGAGTGTAGTATCAACAATACCACAATGCCCATGGTCTGTGTATTCACAAAAACATAAATCAGCAGTGATGGTAATTTTAGGGTATTGTGCTTTGATGGCTCGAATTGTTTTAGCGACAATACCTTGATCGCTAAGTGCCTCACTCCCACAAGAGTCTTTGTGTGAAGGAATTCCAAATAAGAGGATATGATAAATGCCTAATTTTTGCAATTCTTGGCATTCTTGTAAAATATAATCACAACTCATTTGATAGACTTGGGGCATTGAGGGGATTTCATTTTTGATCCCTTTTCCCGGTATTACAAAAAGCGGATAAATAAAATCTCTTATATCCAACCTTGTTTCTTTTACTAATTCCCTTAAGTTTTCTTTTAATCGTAATCGTCGTAGTCTCCTAAACATAATTTCTCCTTTTGTTGATTTAGTATTCAATACCTACAGCTCTGAGTCTATCGCGTAAATACCTCATTTGAATATTTTTGTCAAAACACCATTTGGGCGCTAATAATGTTTCATCATGCGCTCCTGCACTGACTCTTTGGACGACTACGTCCGGGGGGATAAGTTGCATGGATTCCACAATTAAGTCTGCATATTCCTCAAGCTCAATGGGGGTATAATTTCCTGCTTGATATATTTTTGCTAATTGTGTATCTGCGACGACATAAAGGGGGTGAATTTTAAGTCCATCAATTCCCCATTTTAATATTGTTTGAAGTGAGTGAATCATCATTTGAGGGGATTCATTAGGAAGACCATAAATAAGATGAGCACAAAGTTTAACCCCCCTTTGTCTTGTTTTGACAAAAAGTTCTTCCATGCCTTCTGTAAGATGTCCTCTGTTGGTTATTTTGAGTGTTTTGTCATAAACAGATTGGATGCCATATTCCAGCCATATTTCTTTGCCATCTTTAACATATTTTTCTAAAAGATCAAGGACTCTATCTTCTATACAATCTACCCTTGTTCCAATACTCATCCCTACAACATTAGGGAGTATGATAGCTTCTTCATAAAGGCGCTTGAGTGTATCAAAGGGCGCATAAGTATTGGTGTAAGATTGGAAATAGACCATATATTTTCTAATCTCAAATTTATCTTTGTGAAATTGGGAATGCCATTGGAATTGTTCTTTGAGACTCTTGATTTGTTGCTCTAAAAGTGGATTTTGAGTCATTTTGAAATTCATTGTAATGGCTGTTGAGTTTAAAGGAGTGATTTTAGCAATACTTGGAGAAAAGCTTTCATTTTTGCAATAAATACACCCTCCTTTTGCCACACTTCCATCAATATTTGGACAAGTAAAACCCTCTAAAGAAATGGGTATTTTTCTTACTCTTTGACCAAATTTTGATTTAAAATACCGACCAATAGTGAGGATTTTTTTCACAAATTTGCCTTTGTAAAATCATCAATATAGTTTCCATCAAAACAGGCTTGACAAAAATTTTCACTATCATCACAAGAAATGCTTTTTCGCAACCCTTCAAGAGATAAAAATACCAAAGAGTCTGCCCCAATAAAATCCCTAACTTCTTCAAGCGTATGATTCGCGCAGATAAGTTCAGATTTATTGGGTGTATCTACACCATAAAAACAAGGTGAAATTGTTGGAGGAGAGCTAATAAAAAGATGAATTTTTTTAGCTCCGGCATGTCTTAGGATTTTGATAATTTGTTTACTGGTAGTCCCACGCACAATTGAATCATCAATAATAATGATCTCTTTATCTTTGATGAGTTCTGCAATGGGGTTGAGTTTTAGCCTTACTTTGAGTTCTCTGGCTGATTGAGTAGGTTCAATAAAAGTCCTGCCAATATAGTGATTGCGAATAATTCCTAATTCAAAGGGTATGCCACTTTCTCTGGAATATCCAATTGCAGCAGCCACACCGCTATCAGGGACAGGAATAACCATATCGGCATCAATTTTGTATTCTTTGGCAAGTTGGATTCCCATTTGTTTGCGAATTTCATAAACGTTTTTTCCAAAAACCTTGCTATCAGGACGTGCAAAATATACATATTCAAAAATACAAGGATACGGATTGTGAGGAAAAATTTTTATAGATTTTGGCGTTGGAATATGTTTAGAGTAAGCGCCTTCAAAAATCAGCATTTCACCGGGCTGTATATCTCGAATATATTCAGCTCCAATCAAATCAAACGCACAACTCTCGCTTGCTACAATATAACCTTCCGTGCCATCAGGATTTGTAATTTTTCCTAAACTCAGAGGTCTTAATCCATATTTATCGCGAACAGCAAACATTTTTGTGCGTGATAAAAATACAAAAGCATAAGCCCCCTCTATTTGTGTAAGTGCATCAACAATTCTATCTACAAGTTGATTTTTATGACTTTTGGCAATAAGATGAATGAGATTTTCTGTATCCAGATGGCTTTGAAATATAGAACCTTCTTGAATAAGAGATTTCCTAACTTCTTTGGCATTTGTCAGGTTGCCATTATGGGCAAGTGCTATTTCGCCTAAGCTATATTTTGCAAAAATGGGCTGGGAATCATTCATAGAGTCTTCTCCGGCAGTAGAATAGCGATTGTGACCTATGCTTGATTTGCCTTGAAGTTTTTCCAGAATATTTTCATTAAAGACTTTTGTAACTAAACCATTATTTTTGTAAGTAGAAATTTTTTGTCCATTAGACGCGCTGATACCGCTAGCTTCTTGCCCTCTATGTTGCATAGCAAAAAGAGCATAATAACTAAGTATTGAGGCATTATAAGCATTATAAATACCTACTACTGCACATTTTTCATTCCAGTCTTTCATATAAATCCCTTTTGCTTTTGGCATTATTCCATAATGTAAGAAACAAATCCATGTTTGATTTTTGTTTTTAAATCTTTATATTTTTGTTAGGAACATTACAATAGTTTTCGACCACACAATCATGAATTATAAAACAATTAGTGTCATTTTCATATTTATAAGTAATATTGAATCCTTGTGCATCTAGGGTATTTTTGATGATATACATACCTAGTCCAAATCCATGGGAGTGCGATTTGGTAAAATCTTTGAAGTAGGGTTTAAAATATTCTTTAAAATCCATTTTGAGTGCTTCTCCCTTGTTGGAGATAATCAAATCGCATTTATCTGTGCTGATGGTTGCTTTGCCATCAGATCCATATTTAATAGCGTTATCTAAGAGATTTTTTACTGACATGGCAAAAAG
Coding sequences within:
- the lepA gene encoding translation elongation factor 4, whose product is MQHIRNFSIIAHIDHGKSTLADRLIQECGGVSDREMTSQIMDTMDIEKERGITIKAQSVRLQYVLDGITYVLNLIDTPGHVDFSYEVSRSLSSCEGALLVVDASQGVEAQTIANVYIALENNLEIIPVINKIDLPAANPIAVARDIEDTIGIDCTDVLEVSAKSGVGIGKLLQRIIKQIPPPSGDENASTKALIYDSWFDNYLGALALVRVKDGEICIGQEVLVMSTGKKHEVLALYYPHPVRKISTQKICCGEIGIISLGLKSVTDMAVGDTITDAKNPIANAIEGFRPAKPFVFAGIYPIDTDKFEELRDALNKLKMNDSALSFEPETSVALGFGFRVGFLGLLHMEVVKERLEREFGLDLIATAPTVVYEVTLTDGEKILVQNPSQLPPEQKIAFIEEPYVRACIITPSEYLGNIITLLSSRRGVQEKMEYLTQSRVMLVYALPSNEIVMDFYDKLKSCTKGYASFDYEPIGYKEGNLVKLDVRVAGEVVDALSVIVDKDKSYQKGRALVESMKEIIPRQLFEVAIQASVGNKVIARETVKSMGKNVTAKCYGGDITRKRKLLEKQKEGKKRMKAIGKVELPQEAFLAVLKID
- a CDS encoding YebC/PmpR family DNA-binding transcriptional regulator, giving the protein MGRAFEYRRAAKEKRWDKMSKVFPKLAKTITVAAKEGGSDPEMNAKLRTAIANAKAQNMPKDNIEAAIKRASGKDGVFTEITYEGKAPYGVLIMIECTTDNPTRTIANIKSYFNKISGASIVPNGSLEFMFSRKSVFEFYKQDLHTAQITPEELELTLIDYGLEELEIIQTQEKEIGIAYGDYVNFGKLNDGFESLHIPIKNALLKRIPNTPIILNDEQLNEIEKLLDKIEDDDDVQAVYTNIN
- a CDS encoding outer membrane beta-barrel protein, producing the protein MKILKQLLIIVVFGFGNLLGGQSLKLFLGVDTRGTDSIYDSKYYKKGVGIEDERRYGYEGFIGSKFGVEYFFNQKNGLRAFVGLGYANIKLLNRSNRFDSYSGVGTRVGLHYLLNYYSDDRFDFGFFGGVDYFNNYYKRKDENIVANQVLGILGLNMTIDSKHRLEIGTGIPFFSIGRYNSLKYKNIPITRQFNNLYYGISYIFLFNL
- the hemB gene encoding porphobilinogen synthase, encoding MFRRLRRLRLKENLRELVKETRLDIRDFIYPLFVIPGKGIKNEIPSMPQVYQMSCDYILQECQELQKLGIYHILLFGIPSHKDSCGSEALSDQGIVAKTIRAIKAQYPKITITADLCFCEYTDHGHCGIVDTTLQTVDNDATLEILGQQAVVLCNSGADIIAPSTMMDGMVLTIRTYLDKAGFSHIPIMSYSTKFASAYYGPFRDVAQSTPSFGDRKSYQEDPCNRREAILESLNDEIEGADILMVKPALAYLDIVRDIRERTLLPLAIYNVSGEYALLKAAQNAHVIDYEKVMLETMIGFKRAGADIIISYHAKEIAKYLSKNSKS
- a CDS encoding TIGR01212 family radical SAM protein (This family includes YhcC from E. coli K-12, an uncharacterized radical SAM protein.) produces the protein MKKILTIGRYFKSKFGQRVRKIPISLEGFTCPNIDGSVAKGGCIYCKNESFSPSIAKITPLNSTAITMNFKMTQNPLLEQQIKSLKEQFQWHSQFHKDKFEIRKYMVYFQSYTNTYAPFDTLKRLYEEAIILPNVVGMSIGTRVDCIEDRVLDLLEKYVKDGKEIWLEYGIQSVYDKTLKITNRGHLTEGMEELFVKTRQRGVKLCAHLIYGLPNESPQMMIHSLQTILKWGIDGLKIHPLYVVADTQLAKIYQAGNYTPIELEEYADLIVESMQLIPPDVVVQRVSAGAHDETLLAPKWCFDKNIQMRYLRDRLRAVGIEY
- the purF gene encoding amidophosphoribosyltransferase, which codes for MKDWNEKCAVVGIYNAYNASILSYYALFAMQHRGQEASGISASNGQKISTYKNNGLVTKVFNENILEKLQGKSSIGHNRYSTAGEDSMNDSQPIFAKYSLGEIALAHNGNLTNAKEVRKSLIQEGSIFQSHLDTENLIHLIAKSHKNQLVDRIVDALTQIEGAYAFVFLSRTKMFAVRDKYGLRPLSLGKITNPDGTEGYIVASESCAFDLIGAEYIRDIQPGEMLIFEGAYSKHIPTPKSIKIFPHNPYPCIFEYVYFARPDSKVFGKNVYEIRKQMGIQLAKEYKIDADMVIPVPDSGVAAAIGYSRESGIPFELGIIRNHYIGRTFIEPTQSARELKVRLKLNPIAELIKDKEIIIIDDSIVRGTTSKQIIKILRHAGAKKIHLFISSPPTISPCFYGVDTPNKSELICANHTLEEVRDFIGADSLVFLSLEGLRKSISCDDSENFCQACFDGNYIDDFTKANL